From Candidatus Zymogenaceae bacterium, the proteins below share one genomic window:
- a CDS encoding YqhA family protein has product MGDTKTKVGLIGFTERLLEKFLWNFRVIILLGVLGLLIGSLVIFIMGIIETYHLTNMFITHIIHHGTHIDENLYNTIIIQIITTVDDFLLGIVLLIFGLGTYDLFISRINPAEVQDDIRPNWLVFESLDELKSVLGKVVLMILIINFLKIVVNTSFEEPIHLLYLGGGIALAAVALKWSHTEKDIDRTTMQERLKRLMESGSE; this is encoded by the coding sequence ATGGGAGATACAAAGACTAAAGTGGGATTGATCGGATTCACGGAACGTCTGCTTGAGAAATTTTTATGGAATTTTCGCGTCATCATACTGCTGGGCGTACTGGGGCTTCTCATCGGATCCCTGGTGATTTTCATCATGGGCATCATCGAGACGTACCATCTCACCAATATGTTCATAACGCATATCATACACCACGGCACCCATATCGACGAAAACCTGTATAACACCATCATCATCCAGATCATTACCACCGTGGACGACTTTCTCCTCGGGATCGTGCTCTTGATCTTCGGGCTGGGCACCTATGATCTCTTTATCTCCCGGATCAATCCCGCGGAAGTACAGGACGATATTCGGCCCAACTGGCTCGTATTCGAATCCCTCGACGAATTGAAGAGCGTCCTGGGGAAGGTGGTGCTGATGATTTTGATCATCAATTTCCTGAAAATTGTGGTGAACACGAGTTTTGAGGAGCCGATTCACCTGTTGTATCTCGGCGGCGGCATCGCCCTGGCGGCGGTGGCCCTCAAGTGGTCCCATACCGAGAAGGACATCGACCGCACCACCATGCAGGAGCGCCTCAAGCGGCTCATGGAGTCCGGATCGGAGTAG
- the tolR gene encoding protein TolR, producing MQTPQRDYRTLSEINVTPLVDVMLVLLIIFMVTAPMLHEGLDVNLPQVQGETVSGETSTITVTINSEGYIYIDGEIVALEDLKGEIERMVIMWPDKKVLLKADRNISYGYVMKVMSALRKAGIVDVGMVTEPPPEEE from the coding sequence ATGCAGACCCCACAGAGAGACTACCGGACTCTTTCAGAGATAAACGTCACGCCCCTGGTGGATGTGATGCTGGTGCTGTTGATCATCTTCATGGTGACCGCGCCCATGCTCCACGAGGGCCTGGATGTGAACCTCCCCCAGGTACAGGGGGAGACCGTCTCGGGAGAGACCTCCACCATCACCGTTACCATCAACAGCGAAGGATATATTTATATCGACGGCGAGATCGTTGCGCTTGAGGACCTCAAGGGAGAGATTGAGAGGATGGTCATCATGTGGCCGGATAAAAAGGTGCTGCTCAAGGCCGATCGGAATATCTCCTACGGATATGTAATGAAGGTGATGTCGGCCCTGCGGAAGGCCGGCATTGTCGATGTGGGGATGGTGACGGAGCCTCCCCCGGAGGAGGAGTAA
- a CDS encoding MotA/TolQ/ExbB proton channel family protein, producing the protein MELSALETISQAGPVVKGVLFILLVFSVVSWGIMFNKFAVIRAARAQSKKFLSIFWTNPRLSLLYEEARKLPKSPLAQVFRGGYQEFNRMISTARSVRGISRMAGVSDEGDAGSLGTELFGVESIERVLRRNIMEEVTRLESNLTFLATTGSTCPFIGLFGTVWGIMNAFKGIGVKSSASIAVVSAGISEALIATAVGLFAAIPAVVAYNYFISKIKVLTTEMDNFSFEYLNIVERHLKRMR; encoded by the coding sequence GTGGAATTAAGCGCCCTCGAGACCATCTCCCAGGCCGGACCGGTGGTAAAGGGGGTACTGTTTATTCTCCTTGTCTTTTCGGTGGTGTCCTGGGGTATAATGTTTAATAAGTTCGCGGTCATACGGGCCGCCCGGGCGCAGTCAAAAAAGTTTTTGAGTATTTTCTGGACGAATCCTCGGTTGTCCCTCCTCTATGAGGAGGCGCGAAAGCTCCCCAAAAGCCCCCTGGCCCAGGTCTTTCGCGGCGGATATCAGGAGTTCAACCGAATGATCTCCACGGCCCGATCGGTCCGCGGCATCTCCCGGATGGCGGGGGTGTCCGATGAAGGGGACGCCGGGAGTCTGGGAACGGAGCTGTTCGGCGTTGAGAGCATCGAGCGGGTGCTGCGCCGCAACATCATGGAAGAGGTGACCAGGCTGGAGAGCAATCTGACGTTTCTGGCCACTACCGGCAGCACCTGTCCCTTTATCGGGCTGTTTGGCACCGTCTGGGGGATCATGAACGCCTTCAAGGGCATCGGGGTGAAGAGCTCCGCCAGCATCGCCGTCGTGTCGGCGGGCATCTCGGAAGCCCTCATCGCCACGGCGGTGGGGCTGTTCGCGGCGATCCCGGCGGTCGTGGCGTATAACTATTTCATCAGCAAAATCAAGGTGCTGACCACCGAGATGGATAATTTCTCCTTTGAATATCTCAACATCGTGGAGCGGCACCTCAAGCGAATGCGATAG
- a CDS encoding NYN domain-containing protein: MIREKVMIFIDGSNLYHSMNDYRQGCRIDFNKFIQILQGDRYLVRTYYFGTQHHSSQSSFFDMLQFSVDSIDVEIKTPKYGKEKGVDVALAIKFLSLGLKGAFNIGIIVSGDEDYVSAIEEVKGLGIRVEVASFKNSLSTELRKSCDHLITIDDFVEDIILIDENDFNK, translated from the coding sequence ATGATACGCGAAAAGGTAATGATCTTCATCGACGGTTCCAATCTCTATCACTCCATGAACGACTACCGACAGGGATGCCGTATTGATTTTAACAAATTTATTCAGATATTACAGGGTGACCGGTATCTCGTGCGCACCTATTATTTCGGCACCCAGCACCACTCGTCCCAGAGCTCGTTTTTCGATATGCTCCAGTTTTCCGTGGACAGCATCGATGTGGAGATAAAAACCCCGAAATACGGCAAAGAAAAGGGCGTTGACGTGGCCCTGGCCATCAAATTTCTCTCCCTGGGCCTGAAGGGGGCGTTCAATATCGGAATCATCGTCAGCGGCGACGAGGACTACGTCTCCGCCATCGAGGAGGTGAAGGGCCTCGGCATCCGGGTGGAGGTGGCGTCGTTCAAGAATTCGCTGAGCACCGAACTCCGCAAGAGCTGCGACCACCTGATCACAATCGACGACTTCGTGGAGGATATCATTCTCATCGATGAGAATGATTTTAATAAGTAG
- a CDS encoding vitamin B12-dependent ribonucleotide reductase yields the protein MNLSHDIIDISYEKHPHAGNDEAPAENEAPDEEDTAELFESLPEPVLEDNAMTVLERRYLKKDDDGNAVETPKEMFFRVARNIAGVDRSYTPDIDIDDVTRQFYLLMAQRDFLPNSPTLMNAGRELQQLSACFVLPVEDSMNSIFEAVKHTALIHKSGGGTGFSFSRLRPKNDRVKSTKGVSSGPISFMTVFDAATETIKQGGTRRGANMGILKVDHPDITDFIDCKEDTTKLNNFNISVAVTEDFMDAVKNDHTYPLVSPRSNETVDELSARDIFDRIVERAWQNGEPGIVFLDRINRDNPTSHVGDIESTNPCGEQPLLPYESCNLGSINLARMVTDTGSIDFERLGATVDSAVHFLDNVIDANSYPLLQIEEMTRANRKIGLGVMGFAEMLIKMDIPYNSNLALETAEDVMSFIQQRSKEASMKLAMERGSFPNFYGSTWERDGYPMMRNATTTTIAPTGTISMITGTSSGIEPLFALSFIKNVMDDDELVEVNHLFCERAKEDGFFSDELMSAIARQGDIKDLEHVPDRVKEVFVTAHDISPEWHIKMQAAFQKHTDNAVSKTVNFPKDATPQDIAEVYRLAFDLGCKGVTVYRDQSRDAQVLNIGTVNRTDAPDAAVAEEEIPVNAVSTPIPRPRADVTWGTTRKMKTGCGELYVTINADEHGLFEVFAQMGKAGGCSSSQNETTGRLISLALRSGIPVETVIKQLSGIRCPNPIWQNGSQILSCTDAIAAALKLYIEDNRHPEMVEGPSDEAPEVRVSTCPDCGATLFHESGCISCQACGYSKC from the coding sequence ATGAATCTATCCCACGATATCATCGATATCTCATATGAAAAGCATCCGCACGCGGGAAACGATGAGGCCCCGGCGGAAAACGAGGCACCAGACGAAGAGGACACGGCGGAGCTTTTTGAGTCCCTCCCCGAACCGGTCCTGGAAGACAACGCCATGACGGTGCTTGAGCGCCGATACCTGAAAAAGGACGACGACGGTAACGCCGTCGAGACGCCGAAAGAGATGTTCTTCCGGGTCGCCCGCAACATCGCAGGGGTGGACCGCTCCTACACACCGGATATCGACATTGACGATGTGACCCGGCAATTTTACCTGCTCATGGCCCAGCGGGATTTTCTCCCCAACTCCCCCACCCTGATGAACGCCGGGCGGGAGCTCCAGCAGCTCTCCGCCTGTTTCGTGCTGCCGGTGGAGGACTCCATGAACAGCATCTTCGAGGCGGTCAAGCACACCGCCCTTATCCACAAAAGCGGCGGCGGCACCGGCTTTTCTTTTTCCCGCCTCCGACCGAAGAACGACCGCGTCAAAAGCACCAAGGGCGTCTCGAGCGGGCCGATCTCGTTTATGACCGTGTTCGACGCCGCCACCGAGACCATCAAGCAGGGGGGTACCCGCCGGGGCGCGAACATGGGCATCCTCAAGGTGGATCACCCGGATATTACGGATTTCATCGACTGCAAGGAAGACACCACCAAGCTCAACAATTTCAACATCTCCGTGGCCGTCACCGAGGACTTCATGGATGCGGTCAAAAACGATCACACCTACCCTCTCGTCTCCCCCCGCTCCAATGAGACGGTCGATGAGCTTTCCGCCCGGGATATTTTCGACAGAATCGTCGAGAGGGCCTGGCAAAACGGTGAGCCGGGCATTGTGTTCCTGGATCGCATCAACCGGGACAATCCGACGTCCCACGTGGGGGATATCGAATCGACCAATCCCTGCGGCGAGCAGCCGCTCCTGCCGTATGAATCGTGCAATCTCGGATCGATCAACCTGGCCCGGATGGTGACGGATACAGGCTCGATAGACTTTGAGCGGCTGGGGGCCACGGTGGACAGCGCGGTCCATTTTCTCGACAACGTTATCGACGCCAACAGCTACCCGCTTCTCCAGATCGAGGAGATGACGCGGGCCAATCGGAAAATCGGCCTCGGCGTGATGGGATTCGCCGAGATGCTCATCAAGATGGACATTCCCTACAACTCGAACCTCGCCCTGGAGACCGCCGAGGACGTGATGTCATTCATCCAGCAGCGGTCCAAAGAGGCCTCCATGAAGCTTGCCATGGAGCGCGGATCGTTTCCGAACTTCTACGGAAGCACCTGGGAGCGGGACGGCTATCCGATGATGCGAAACGCCACCACAACGACCATCGCCCCCACCGGGACCATCAGCATGATCACGGGCACCAGCTCTGGGATCGAGCCGCTGTTCGCCCTCTCCTTTATCAAAAACGTCATGGACGACGACGAGCTGGTGGAGGTCAATCACCTCTTCTGCGAGCGGGCGAAAGAGGACGGTTTCTTTTCCGATGAGCTGATGTCGGCCATCGCCCGGCAGGGAGATATAAAAGACCTGGAGCATGTGCCCGATAGGGTGAAGGAGGTCTTCGTCACCGCCCACGACATCTCCCCCGAATGGCACATCAAGATGCAGGCCGCCTTCCAGAAACATACCGACAACGCGGTGTCAAAAACCGTGAATTTCCCCAAGGACGCAACCCCTCAGGACATCGCGGAGGTCTATCGCCTGGCCTTCGATCTGGGATGCAAGGGGGTGACGGTCTATCGGGATCAGAGCAGGGACGCCCAGGTCCTCAACATCGGCACGGTGAACCGGACAGATGCTCCGGACGCCGCCGTCGCGGAAGAAGAGATCCCGGTCAATGCCGTCTCCACGCCCATCCCCCGCCCCCGGGCGGACGTCACCTGGGGGACCACCCGGAAGATGAAAACCGGCTGCGGCGAACTCTACGTGACCATAAACGCCGATGAGCACGGTCTGTTCGAGGTCTTCGCCCAAATGGGCAAGGCCGGGGGGTGCTCATCGTCCCAGAACGAGACCACCGGGCGCTTGATCTCCCTGGCGCTCAGGTCGGGCATTCCCGTGGAGACCGTCATCAAACAGCTCTCGGGCATCCGCTGCCCCAACCCGATCTGGCAGAACGGGTCGCAGATACTCTCCTGTACCGACGCCATCGCAGCGGCGCTCAAGCTCTATATCGAAGACAATCGCCACCCGGAGATGGTCGAGGGGCCGTCGGATGAGGCGCCCGAGGTGAGAGTCAGCACATGCCCCGATTGCGGCGCGACCCTGTTTCACGAGAGCGGCTGTATCAGCTGCCAGGCCTGCGGCTACTCAAAGTGTTAG